One window from the genome of Candidatus Hadarchaeales archaeon encodes:
- a CDS encoding acetate--CoA ligase family protein, translated as MHNDEVIEIDLSAFLAPSSVAVIGASRDPNKVGHKILKNMIEAGFGGKLYAINPKATDVLGVKTYGNILDVPGKVDLAIISVPAPLVPDVARDCGRKGVKGIVVVSAGFSEIGPQGLKLEKELVETCRNYGVRLLGPNCLGLINTTTRVNASFSSGFPKAGNITLISQSGALGSAILNWALQMKIGIASFISVGNEADLTFADFIEAVSEDKQTKVIGLYIEGVKEGRRFVEVCRKVSRLKPIVVLKSGVTEAGVRAALSHTGSLAGSDAVFSAVCKKTGIIRAETLQQFFDIVVGFGTQPLPKGKRVLVLTNGGGPGVLAADACERLGLELPLLEEDIKEKLEKSLPPHAIIHNPIDVLGDADENRYRRVLELCLSSARVDAVLVIVTPQAMTPVEKIAKEIANVRKIFPDKPIIPIFMGVGKETVQILEDSGLANFAFPESAILVLAKMYEYSSRSPPPEPTPLGLSLEVVREIVKKAREEGRANLTVDESFKLAEACGIPTPAMRLVRSPEEAVMAAEEIGYPVVMKIVSPEVVHKTDIGGVVLNVRSAEEVRKYYEEIIGRARTAIPGGKILGVQICKMLPPAKEVIVGSIRDFQFGPVVMFGLGGIYVDFLRDVSYRLCPLTEEEARELIKETKAFTLLKGIRGEKPSDIDSIVKIILRISELVTSVEEIEEIEANPLFVYEEGRGCIAADIRVTVGKIRRE; from the coding sequence CAAGACTTATGGAAACATTCTGGACGTGCCGGGAAAGGTCGATCTAGCTATAATCTCGGTTCCAGCCCCACTGGTTCCAGATGTTGCCAGAGATTGTGGACGCAAGGGGGTAAAAGGAATAGTGGTGGTATCAGCCGGATTCAGTGAAATCGGACCTCAAGGATTGAAACTCGAAAAAGAACTCGTTGAAACGTGTAGGAATTATGGAGTACGTCTGTTAGGGCCAAACTGTCTTGGACTAATAAACACTACAACGAGAGTGAATGCTTCTTTTAGCTCGGGATTCCCCAAAGCTGGAAATATTACTTTAATATCGCAGAGCGGGGCTCTGGGTAGCGCAATCCTTAATTGGGCGCTTCAGATGAAAATTGGAATAGCAAGCTTCATAAGCGTGGGCAATGAGGCAGATTTAACGTTTGCAGATTTCATAGAGGCAGTTTCCGAAGATAAACAAACAAAAGTGATTGGACTTTATATAGAGGGGGTTAAGGAAGGTAGGAGATTTGTCGAGGTTTGTCGCAAGGTTTCGCGCTTGAAGCCGATAGTGGTTTTAAAATCGGGAGTCACGGAAGCCGGAGTAAGGGCTGCTCTGTCACATACGGGTTCTCTTGCCGGTTCTGACGCGGTTTTCTCTGCAGTTTGCAAGAAGACCGGTATAATACGGGCCGAGACCTTACAGCAGTTTTTTGATATCGTTGTCGGTTTTGGAACACAACCTCTACCCAAGGGCAAAAGAGTACTAGTGCTGACGAACGGTGGTGGACCAGGAGTCCTGGCTGCGGACGCGTGCGAACGCCTTGGACTAGAGTTACCGCTCTTGGAGGAAGACATCAAGGAGAAACTAGAGAAATCGTTACCGCCACATGCCATTATCCACAACCCGATCGATGTTTTGGGAGACGCTGATGAAAATCGGTATCGGAGAGTTCTGGAGTTATGTCTTTCCAGTGCAAGGGTGGACGCAGTTTTAGTAATTGTCACACCCCAAGCGATGACACCGGTGGAAAAAATTGCTAAGGAAATCGCAAACGTTAGAAAAATCTTTCCCGACAAACCCATAATTCCAATTTTCATGGGTGTCGGAAAGGAGACAGTTCAAATTTTAGAGGATAGTGGATTGGCTAACTTCGCATTTCCGGAATCTGCGATTCTAGTTTTAGCGAAGATGTATGAGTATTCAAGCCGATCACCTCCGCCAGAGCCTACTCCGCTTGGGTTAAGCTTGGAAGTTGTCAGAGAAATAGTGAAGAAAGCCAGAGAAGAAGGAAGAGCAAATCTTACCGTGGATGAGAGCTTCAAGCTGGCGGAAGCATGTGGGATACCAACGCCGGCCATGAGACTGGTTAGGAGTCCGGAAGAAGCAGTAATGGCAGCCGAAGAAATAGGATATCCAGTTGTCATGAAAATCGTATCTCCGGAAGTTGTTCATAAAACTGATATAGGAGGTGTTGTTTTGAATGTTCGATCTGCAGAAGAAGTCAGAAAGTATTATGAAGAAATAATCGGAAGAGCTCGCACAGCCATTCCGGGAGGAAAGATATTGGGAGTTCAAATCTGCAAAATGCTTCCTCCAGCGAAAGAGGTTATTGTTGGTTCGATTAGAGATTTTCAGTTTGGTCCAGTCGTTATGTTCGGATTAGGAGGAATATATGTTGACTTTTTGCGTGATGTCTCATACAGGCTTTGTCCTCTGACAGAAGAGGAGGCAAGAGAACTCATCAAAGAAACCAAAGCTTTTACACTTTTGAAAGGCATACGTGGAGAAAAACCGTCTGATATAGACTCGATAGTCAAAATAATTCTTCGGATATCGGAGCTTGTAACGTCTGTGGAAGAAATAGAAGAAATAGAGGCGAATCCACTCTTCGTTTATGAAGAAGGGAGAGGCTGCATAGCAGCAGATATAAGAGTCACGGTTGGAAAGATAAGGAGGGAATAA